TAGAATATCGTAAATCTCCTTCTGAGAAATTGTGCCGTTTTCGTGAGCTCTGTTTATAATCTCTTCTAAAGCCTTGTAAAATGTGCTTTTCGCCTCAATAAAAATCTCCATAGTTTCTCAGGATCTCCTTCCATTCGTTTATCATTTCTGTTTTGAGTTCTCTTCCAGCTTCAGTATCGTCAAGCACAACAGCTCTTTCACCAAAACTTCTCAGCCATCCCTTAAACTCTTTTATATTGCTAATATCATGCTCCACTTCAAATGTTCTCTCATCAATTTTGGTTATTCTTGCGTTTTTTAGCTCTCTTTTCACCCTTGCAAGCACAAAGTTGTACGGCGAATCCAGCGGGCATTTAAACATAATCTTAATCTTTTTAAATCCTTTTTTATTGTTCGGAACAGATACAAAAAAACATTTTTCAATCTTTTTTACAAAAGGTGAAATCTTTTGCGGGTCAAAATCTTCCTGCAAAATCTCTATCTTTTCTGTGCGCCACACTGGCAATGCCGATAAATCTTCTCCCCTTAATACCATAAAATACCATCTTCCAAGCTTTACATCATAAATTATTCTCACTGGTATGCATGAAAAATCTGATAAATGTCTTTTTTGGCGTGGATAGTACCAAACCTTTATCTTTTTATTGTTTGATGCTGCCTCTAAAAATTTCCATACAAGTTCCTCTTCAAGGATATAGTGGTGTGGAACGTATGTAAACCAAAATAGTCTGTTTGTATCCTTTAAAAACTCTTCTTCGCCAAGTTCTAAAAGGTATTTTTCCAGACTTTCTTTTAAGTACCATCCCGGAACGTTGGGAACATTCGTGTTTATAAAAAATAAAATAGATATATAAATGTCTTTTATCTCATCTATTGAAAAATCTTTTAATACATCCTTTATTTGAGAACATAGCATATACACCTTTTCATTTTTTAAATATTTCACAATACCCAAATTTTGAAGTTGTTTTAAGACTCTTTTCAGGCTGGACTCAAATCCAGCATCAGCAACATCTTCATCAAGTACCTGCGATATTTCGTTTGAAATCTGAGTAAAAGTTGCTTTTTTGTTTTCTGACAAGTTTAATATCTGCAATACCATAAAAAACAAGGTTGTTTGCAGTGCAGTAGAAGTTTTCGAAAAATATATGTTTATAAGTGGATTCTCAACATCTCTGAAAAAGTTTTCTACAATGCATGGCAGGGATTTTTTCCCTTCTTTTTCTGCTGAAAAATACTGGTCTTCCCCTAAGAAAATTCTAATTCTTCGAAGCTCATCATCAAATGTCCTTTTTGCAATGTTAAAATTCTCTGCATCTTCTCTTGAATAACATCCATACAGATATACAGTCCTTGTAAAATTTCTTAATTTATTAAAACCATTCACAAATGGATTGAATCCTGACATTTGTTTACACCTTCTTATAACGTTATTGTTGTAATCTTAAAAAAATTTGCAACATAATTATATTATAACAAAAAAGAACAGGCAGCATAGACTGCCTGCACTATATTTTCAATTTAAATTTTGCTTTTTACCTAATAAATGCTGTAAAAATTGCTAATATATACCCAACTAAATTTTGAAACAGCAGTATTACTTCTTTGCAAAGCTGAAAGATAGTATACCAAAGTCCAGATTTAAATAGACAAAAGAGAATATCATTGCTTATACACAAGCTAAAATAGAATATACTATTAGTTGCAATGAATGCTAATGTTAGTATTGAAAGTTTTTTGATATTATTGACAATATTCACTTTAAATTCCTCCTAATTTGTTATTGACTTAACTAATTTTACACTTTATCATCAGTCCCCATAGAAATTGACGCAAGTTTTACAATACCTTCATGGACATCTGAAAACTGGTCAATAAGTTTGTCAACAGCCTTCTTTTGATTTTGAAAGATGTCTCTTATTGATATAAGCATTTTAAAATACTGTGAAATGGACTGTGTTTGGTTTTTGAGCACATTGTTTATATTAAAAATCTTTTCCTGTTGGCTGGCTACTTTATTTATAACATCTTCTATCTTCGTCTTTATATGCTGATTTGACATTTCTATTTTTGACAGCGATTCAGACGAACGTTTTGCCACCTCAGCACCCGACTCAACAACTGATAGTACATTTTCAAGTTTACGATTTGTTCTTTCAAATGCTGAAAGTCCTGTTTCGATACTCTCAACAGAACTCTTTGCAAGATGGTTTGCTGACTGGGATAGCCTTGAAATCTCAGATGCTATCACTTCAAACGTTGGAATATTTCTCTTTGCAGCTTCAATTGACGCGTTGAGTGCTATTATTTTTATTCTCTCTGCAAGACTTGAAATATTCTGCGACATTCTCGCAATAGACCTGAAATCATCTATTGCCTTTTTCAAATCCATAGCTACCTCAATTATTGCAGAATTTACCGTGTACATGTGATTAATCAGTTTTTTTATAGACTCTTGTTCTTTTGATGTGGTTGCGTAGACCATTGAAGCCTCATTTTGTATCATTTTGAATATTTCAAACATCTTTTGAATCTGGTTTTCCAAATCACACACCATCTGTGTTGTTTGTTCAAAAACTATTTTTTGATTCTCAGCCAATGCTATAATCTCTTTTATCTGTTCACTTGTTATTTTACTTGTCTTTGAAGATTCTGATGCTATTTTGTTGAGTCTATCGATGTATTGCTGGGTTGTGCTAAGTGTTTGTTCAATATTTGTGGCATAGGTATAAATGTTTTTTACCATTCGCGAAAATTCCTGTGTTAAAAGTGCAATCTCATCATTTGCATCATTATCTACTTTTATCTGAATGTCAAAACTTCCTGATGCGATTTTCTTTGCACTTTCTGCAAGTTTAATAATTGGTCTTGTTATTCTGTTTGATACAAATAAACTTACTGTTATGATAACTATGAGGGTTACAATGAGCAGAATAATAGAGAATCTTAAAGAAGACTTAATAAAAGAAGATGCAATTGCGTTTGTGCTAATTAAGGCTAATACTCCTGCTACATCCGTCTTTTCACTTTTTCTGATTGGAATAAGGATATAACGATAATTACCTCTTTGAGCACTTGCTGCAATGTATTCATATTGACCAGAAAATGCCATTTTTAAATTGTTATTATCTATTACATTTCTGTTGGAGGATGACGAAATTGTTTTGCTTAAATCTTTTGGAAATACTGTAATGTCCATTTTAGTAAGCTGTGTAAGGTTTTCAACAAATTTCTTGTCAAGTTTATATCCAACAATTATAGTACCTATTACTCGCATGTTGTTTGCTGACATTTGACTAACTATATCTGACACTGATTTTATATATACTGTGCCATTTTCACACTGAACAGATGTGTGTTTCAGTCGTGCAAGCCCACATTTGACTAAGTAATCATCTTTCATGTTATCCCCATATTTTGAAAGAATATCACTTCGGCCAATCAATGTTCCTTTGCCATCTGTTATAACAATCTGGTGTATAGAAAGTTCACTGGCAAGAGGTGAAATTATCTGAACAACCTTGAGATGGTCTTTTTTGGCAACTGCTTCTCTAAGCTGTGGATTATTTGATATCAGGATGCTGTAGTCAAGCGAATGCTTGCAAAGTCTCTCTATCTCCTGCAAAACCACATTTTTGGCACTCTCTAATCTTGTTTTTATCTCTTTTTCTGCATCGTTCTGGATAAGGGCAAGTGAGAATATTAGAAATATTGAAATGGGTATGAATGAAATTATGACAAACCAAAACATTATTTTTGTCTTTAGCGAACCTGATATTTTTTTAACTACCTCTTTTATTGCATTCATCTTTTGTCTCAGCTCCTTTTTCATTTTTTCCAGTATGAATTTTACTTCTTTTTTATTAAAGTTATGTTTTTAAGAAGTTAAATTATTGTTAAAACAATGGTCTTGTATCAAGATGATATTTTTCATTACATGTGATATTATTAAACTATATTAAATTTTTCTTTTGGGTGATTTTATAAAAATGTTTGCAAATAGATATTATTCATTTAGGAGCTGCGCTTTATTATTAATAATAACATTTGTTGTCAATATAGGTATGCATCTGGCAGACAATTGCGCTGCTATTGCCGCAAACAAGCAAAATCGAAAAATATATATGTTTTGTTCAAAGTCACATTTTGATAAGGTTTATTCTGATGTTGATATACAGACATTTAAAAGTCCTTTTGACTTTCCGTTTGTTGTATCAAAAGAGCCTTCAGATTTTTTCATTGCTGGATTTAAAAATGATAGGCTTGTTTTATATTATACAAATTCAAAATTCTTTTCTGGATTTAACAATATAAAGATTGGCTTGAGCTCAGATATTGTTAAAAAATCAAAGCTTTATTTTATAGATAGATTCGTTATAATCAGAGGAAACTCAACTTATGTTTATAATGATAGCAATTTAAAAGTCGAATATGATGTTGCGCTTGTAAAAAATTTTTATGTTTTTTTGTTTTATGACAGGCTTGCTAAACCAAATAGTGTTTGTGGCATTTTTATGGTAGAAAAGAGTCTCTGGGACGAGTTCTTAATAAATGAACATCCTATTACTGCAAATAAGGACGCTATACAAAGTCTTCTTGTATCTTTTGAAAAAATAAATCTTATTCACTTAAATTCAATCAGATTTTATTTTAAAAAACAGTATTTTATTTTTTCTGATATTATTTCTAAGCTTGCAAGAATGCATTCACATAATATGGCAAAATATAATTTTTTTGCACACACAGATATTTTTGAAAAAACTCCTTCAGATAGATTCAAGGATGCTGGAATTTTATACACAAAACTTGGTGAGAACATTGCAATGGGGACAAAACTTTTACCTTTTTTTGCTAACCATCTTCTCTTGAACTCAAAAGGACACAGACAAAACATTGAAGGAAGTTTTGAGGTGGTTGGAACAGGATGCGCTGTTGACCCAAACCATGAAAATGTGTACTATACACAGGATTTTGCAGTCCTGATAAGGTAAGAAGTGCTACTCTGGTTTATATCGCAAAATTAAAAGGGGATGTCTAAACACAGCAATTAGATATCCCCTTTTTAATAAAGCTATGATTTTGCTTTTTTTGTCACTATATTTCTATCTTCACATGCCGTGCAACGTGACAACATATATTCACTGCGACTGGCAACCCTGCAATGTGTGTCGGAAACTCCTCAATAAAAACATCAAGTGCTGTAGTTTTCCCACCAAACCCTTCAGGTCCTATCCCGAGAGAGTTTATTTTTTCAAGCAGTCTTTCTTCAAGTTCTGCAATATATTTTCTGGGATGCCTTTGTCCAACTTTTCTCAGAAGCGCCTTTTTAGATAAAATTGCTGCAAGATCAAATGTCCCACCAATTCCAACTCCGACCAAGATTGGTGGGCAAGGATCAGATCCAGCTTTTTTTACTGTCTCAACAACAAAATTTTCAATTCCTTCAACACCGTCTGCCGGCGCGAGCATACAAAGCGCACTTTTATTCTCACTTCCAAATCCTTTGGGCATAAAATGAATTGTGATTTTATCTCCTTTTACCATATCAATATGAATTATAGCTGGTGTGTTGTCTTTAGTATTTTCTCTCTCAATCGGGCTTTTTACCATTGACTTTCGAAGGAAAAAGTCTGTGTATGCTCTTGAGACTGCTCTGTTTATGGCCTCTTTCAAAGAACCTTCAATAAACACATCTTCACCAATATCCACAAAAAACACCGCAGCACCAGTGTCTTGGCAAACAGGTCGCATTTTTTGTTTTGCAAGTTGTACGTTTTTTATGAGATTTTCCAACGTATATTTTGCAATTCCATCTTCTAAAGCATAAGCCTTGTTAAGACTATCTTTGATATCGTCCGGCAATACGCATACCGCTTCATTTACAGCCTCATATACCTTTTGTTCGATAATTTCAGCCTTTACAATTCTCATTTTTCCATATTACTCCTTTGTCTGATATTAAAAATTCAAATTCATATCTTCAAATACTGTCTCATGAGCATCACAATTATATTGTTATCATACAAAAACTCTGCAAACATTGAGGTCTTTATGACCTTCTGTGCTGTCTTGAAAATCTCTGCGTTCGGGAAAAAATAGAGAATTGAAAAGGCTATGTAGATGATTATGAGCGCAACAGCCACACCTGCCAAAAGCCCTAAAAACCCGTCCACCTGCCCCACAACCGGCACCTTTCTCATAAACCCAATGGACCTTTTTAAGCCTGAGATTACAATCTTTGTTGCCACAAATATCAGAATCATGGCAATAAAATTGGCAAGGACAATTGCTGCAGCATCTTGCAGGGTTCTGTTTAGAGTCTCTTGCGCTTGTATTATAGCACCTTTAAAAAACTGAGGTACTGTTGGTAGAATATCGTCCTTTATCACAACCTTTTGTCTTACAAAGCTGTAGATAGCCTCTTTAAGAGTCGGTGATTGAAGTATAAAGCTGCTGACAAACTTGTATCCAAACACTGCAACAAACCATGAAATTATGTACGACCCTATATCAAATGCCATTCTGAGCACACCTTTTTTGTACCCAACCCAGCTGCCTATTAAAATTACCGCAAGTACTACCAAGTCGGCTGCGTTTGGCATGTGGTTTTTACCACCTTTCTTTATAACATTCAATCCTATCATTAAATATATAGTACAACTTGTCCTGGCTTAGAACAGCTTTTACAAAGCCCAAAGAATTTACTTTTAGATGTTTTAGTCTGTTTAAATTCAATGAATAAATCTCAACCTTGTTGCCAATTGTCAATGCTATTTTGTCGTTTGTAGCAACAGCCCAGTCAAACGGTGACAACCTTTTGAACAAAAACCTGTCTGTATATCTGTTATATGAAAGAATATCTTTTGACGAAACTAAAACTTCTGGATTTCCCACAACATGTTTTGGAGTGCTGCTAAAGTTAAAAGATTTTATCTTTCTTGTCAACTGCATGTCATATACACTGAGTTTTTTCCCATCCCAAACAGCAATGTAGTTTTGTATAACAAAAAGTTTTTTCACATTTAAAAATGTTGAAGGAAGTATTTTTGACATAAATACTCCTCTTTTGTCTATAAACGATATTGCTAAATCTCCATTTGAGATACTTTTAACAATAGTAGCAACAAAATTATTTCCTATATCAAAGTCTATAACATTTTCATTTATCTTTGCAGAATAAATAATGTTTTGATTACTGTCATATGTAATAAGATAGTTTTCCTTGTTGCTCAAAAGCACACAAACCTTGCCATCTTTTATTTTAACATCTTTTATTGCAACAGGGTACATGATATCTTTTTGTTCAGATGCTGTTATTATGCGAAGATATTTTCCACCTTCAACAAACGCCACTGCAACCTGCCCATCTGAGTATCCTTTATGGTTCTGATACGCAATTTTTGTCCATTTTATTGTATCACTTTTTAAAATACCAATCTTTCCTCTGAAAATAACCGCAGCTCCACCTTTGAGTGGCAAAACATCTTCAAAATATCTTATGTTTGGATATGTCTTTGTGTATTCATATTTCATAAAAATGTACGGATTTAAAAATTCTATCCCAAAGAGGTTTAAGCTCAGCACAAATGCAATAATGAGTGCTGCAACAACAATCAATTTATACACAAATTTCAAAAACCTCATTTTCTTTCACACTCTTTTTAAATCTTCTCAACCATCAAAACAGCTATGTCATCGTCTATATCTGAGACAAAATTTCTCACATCTCTTATTAAAAGCTCTGTGTTGATGTTCTTAATACTAAGTATTCTTTTTATAAGCCTCTTTTTACCGTACATCTCACCTTGTTTGTTCTTGCTTTCAATAAGACCATCTGAGTAAAATATCAGCTTGTCATTTTTCTCAAGAATTGTCTCTTTCATCTCAAACCCTTGTTCAAGGTCAATTGATGCAATAGGCTGCCCTCTCATCGAAAACATTTTAACCTTCTTATTCGCTTTGACCAAAATGGGCTCTGTCACATGCCCGGCAGAAATCATAGTAACTTTTCCACTTTGTTTTTCCAGGATGCCAAGCACTACGGTGATGTATATCTCGCTTGGAAAATTCATCTCTATAAAATCCAAGAGAACTCCCTTTATTATCTCCTGGGCACTTGAGTTTATGTAAGTGTGAGCATTTTTGATGATGCTTTGTTTGACAAATATTGTTACCATTGAAGCCAAAAGGCCGTGCCCTGCCACATCTGCAACATAGAAAACTATCTTGTCATCTATATTGATGACATCCAAAAAATCTCCGCCAAGCCTTTCACACGGCTTGTATGTATATGTAATTCTATACCCTTCAATTCTTGGTATGACTGGCAGAAGCGATTGCTGAAGCCTCTTTGCAAACTCCAAGTCACGTCTCAAAATCTCATTCTGGCGTCTAAGCCTCTCTTCAATCTTTTTCTGTTCTGTAATATCTCTGAACACCTCAACAGTTCCAACAACTTTTCCATCCTGGCCACAAACCGGTGAGCTTATGACATAGTATGTCTTGTCTTTATAATGTGTATACTTCATAAACCGCGTATTTTCTCTTATAGACCTTATTGCAATGCAGTCTTCACACCGTGAATCTTTGCAAAAAAGTTCATAGCACTTTTTGCCTGTCTGGTCGCCAAATTCTTCTTTCATCTTTGTATTGCAAAAAACAACAACTCCATCTATATCAATGACCCTAACAAGGTCAAGCATTCCATTTAAAATACTCTCATAAAATTTTTTCGAAAACTCCATTCTTTTTCCCCCGCCAATGACAAACTTTTTATCATTGGCAGGGCCCTCCCTTCTTTTGTGATATTCTTTACTCTTTTATCTCCTTTGAAATGTAGTTTTTTCTTGCAATGTCGATTGCCTGAATCTCTTCTGCTGAAAGCGGGTACTTTGAAAGTCCATTTTCAATGGGTTTTGCATATACACTGCAGCCCTCTCTTGAATATATACTGTTTATCACAACCCCCGTATCAAACTCATCAAGAAGCGCCAAAGCAAAGCTGAGCTTGCTCCCCACATTCTCAAATGCATCATATCGAACAATGCCAACCTTTTTTATGCACATCTTGGTATTTTCACTCAGTATTCTGTGACTTTTTGACAGAGCTTTTAGAACCTCCTCAAAATATTCAACCTTTTCATTTGTCTGTTTTATTATCTGCTCTAAATTTTTGAAATCTTGATTTGAGGTAAGGTCAAGAAATCTTCTTTTAAGACTTTTGTTTTTTGTAACTTGTATCAAAAGCGCAAGAAAAAGTATCAAGTTCAGTGCAAGAAAAAAAATTATTATCTCAGGAGCATATGTAGTAATAAAACTTTCCATAAAATTTCCTCCCCGATGTTTTATACTAAATGTTTTTAATGTTCCACGTGGAACATTTCATTGATAGATTTTTGATGATAGTTTGCTCTATGGCATCAGAATAGAAATTATCTTTTCAAGCTCTTCATCTGATGAAAATTCAATCTCTATCTTGCCCCTATTTTTCTTTTTTTGAATCTTTACCTTCAAACCAAATAGTTTCATGAGATTTTCTTCAATCTCACGTATTATCTCGCTTTCAACTTCAATTTTATTTTTTTCATTGCTGGATTTTATAAGGTTTTCAAGTTCTCGCACGCTTAAATTCTTTTCAGCAACAAGTTGAGCAAGTTCATTTCTTTGCCTTTCATCTTCAACCGAAAGCAATACCTTTGCATGTCCTTCTGAAATCTTGCCTTCTATTATAAGGTTGATAATGTCATTGCCAAGATTTAAAATTCGAAGGGTATTCGCAATTTTTGAACGAGATATTCCAAGTCTCTTTCCAAGTTCTTCTTGCGTATATCCAAACTCATCCATAAGTTTCTTAAATGCTAAAGCCTTCTCATACGGATTTAAATCCTTTCTCTGGATATTTTCTATCAGAGCTATCTCCAAGGGATTTTCATATTCCTTTACTATGCACTTTACTTTTTTAAAACCAGCAAACTTGCAAGCTCTTAATCTTCTCTCACCTGCAATCAAAACATATCTGTCAGCCTTTTTTTGTACAACAAGAGGCTGTATAAGCCCTACACTTTTAATTGAGTTTGCAAGCTCTTCTATTTCTTCATCATTAAAAACTTTCCTTGGTTGATTTTCAGAAAGGTCAATCAAATCAATATCAATCTCTTCAATTTTCTCACTATTTTCGTTTTTATCTTCTACCACTTCAGACTCCATCTCAGAGCTTACAAAATCTTCTCCAAACAGGGCATCAAGACCTCTTCCAAGCCTCTTTTTCATTTATATTGCACCTCTTGAAAATGTATTTTCTATCCTGTTTATGTACTCCTCGGCAAGCTCTATGTACGCCTTTGCACCCTTTGATTCAGGATCATAAAATATACCCGGAATACCAAATGAAGGTGCTTCAGAAAGTCTTACATTTCGAGGAATTATACTCAAAAAAACCTTCTGCCCAAAAAACCTTTTTACCTCATCAACAACCTCTAATGAAAGATTTGTTCTTGAGTCAAACATTGTAAGAACAACCCCATCAATCTCTAAGCTTTTGTTTAAATGCTTTCTGACAAGAGATATGGTATTAGAAAGCTGACTCAAGCCTTCTAAGGCATAGTACTCACACTGGATTGGAATTATAACAGAGTCAGCAGCTGCCAGAGCGTTTAATGTCAATAATCCCAAAGATGGTGGACAGTCAATAAAAATATAGTCATATTCATCTTTTATCTTTTCAATAGCATCTTTTAGCCTAAATTCTCTGGCAATCATTGATACAAGTTCTATCTCAGCACCAGCCAAGTTTACATTGGCGGGTAGAATACTCAAATTCTCAAATTTTTCTTTTACAATAGCTTCATCTGCCGAGCAATTACCTATCAAAACATCATATGTAGTCTTATCAAGAGTTTTTTTGTCAATTCCAAAACCACTTGTGAGATTGCCCTGCGGGTCACAGTCAATTGCCAAAACCTTTTTTTTCATTTTACTTACTGCGGCAGATAAATTAACACAAGTGGTTGTTTTCCCAACACCACCTTTTTGGTTAACTATTGCAACAATTCTTGCCATTTTCATCTTCTCACTTTGAGTTTTTAATTAAATTATATCATAAGAATGTTCCACGTGGAACATTTGATTAACATTTTAATCAAACAAAAAATTTAACAAGTGAATAGAACTCTGATTAAATTGGATTTTTCAAAATTTATTTGACAATCGACATTCATTAACATATTTTTAACATTATCTTAATTTAACTTTAACCTGCAATAAACAAACATTTAACTTTGATTTAATAAAACTTAAACATTGAAAGAGTATACTATGATTTGCAAAAAATCTTGAGGAGGGGTAATTCATGAAAAAAGTATTCTTTAAAAAGGTTATTACTCTAATAGCACTTTATTGCTTTATGTCAACAATATGTTTAATCCCATTAATGTCCTACTCACAAAGTCTAACAGTAAAGTCAAAATCACTTCCCTCATCAACAACACAAAAACAGATTATTATTA
The sequence above is drawn from the Caldicellulosiruptor bescii DSM 6725 genome and encodes:
- a CDS encoding WYL domain-containing protein, producing MSGFNPFVNGFNKLRNFTRTVYLYGCYSREDAENFNIAKRTFDDELRRIRIFLGEDQYFSAEKEGKKSLPCIVENFFRDVENPLINIYFSKTSTALQTTLFFMVLQILNLSENKKATFTQISNEISQVLDEDVADAGFESSLKRVLKQLQNLGIVKYLKNEKVYMLCSQIKDVLKDFSIDEIKDIYISILFFINTNVPNVPGWYLKESLEKYLLELGEEEFLKDTNRLFWFTYVPHHYILEEELVWKFLEAASNNKKIKVWYYPRQKRHLSDFSCIPVRIIYDVKLGRWYFMVLRGEDLSALPVWRTEKIEILQEDFDPQKISPFVKKIEKCFFVSVPNNKKGFKKIKIMFKCPLDSPYNFVLARVKRELKNARITKIDERTFEVEHDISNIKEFKGWLRSFGERAVVLDDTEAGRELKTEMINEWKEILRNYGDFY
- a CDS encoding methyl-accepting chemotaxis protein, whose amino-acid sequence is MNAIKEVVKKISGSLKTKIMFWFVIISFIPISIFLIFSLALIQNDAEKEIKTRLESAKNVVLQEIERLCKHSLDYSILISNNPQLREAVAKKDHLKVVQIISPLASELSIHQIVITDGKGTLIGRSDILSKYGDNMKDDYLVKCGLARLKHTSVQCENGTVYIKSVSDIVSQMSANNMRVIGTIIVGYKLDKKFVENLTQLTKMDITVFPKDLSKTISSSSNRNVIDNNNLKMAFSGQYEYIAASAQRGNYRYILIPIRKSEKTDVAGVLALISTNAIASSFIKSSLRFSIILLIVTLIVIITVSLFVSNRITRPIIKLAESAKKIASGSFDIQIKVDNDANDEIALLTQEFSRMVKNIYTYATNIEQTLSTTQQYIDRLNKIASESSKTSKITSEQIKEIIALAENQKIVFEQTTQMVCDLENQIQKMFEIFKMIQNEASMVYATTSKEQESIKKLINHMYTVNSAIIEVAMDLKKAIDDFRSIARMSQNISSLAERIKIIALNASIEAAKRNIPTFEVIASEISRLSQSANHLAKSSVESIETGLSAFERTNRKLENVLSVVESGAEVAKRSSESLSKIEMSNQHIKTKIEDVINKVASQQEKIFNINNVLKNQTQSISQYFKMLISIRDIFQNQKKAVDKLIDQFSDVHEGIVKLASISMGTDDKV
- a CDS encoding CAP domain-containing protein; translation: MFANRYYSFRSCALLLIITFVVNIGMHLADNCAAIAANKQNRKIYMFCSKSHFDKVYSDVDIQTFKSPFDFPFVVSKEPSDFFIAGFKNDRLVLYYTNSKFFSGFNNIKIGLSSDIVKKSKLYFIDRFVIIRGNSTYVYNDSNLKVEYDVALVKNFYVFLFYDRLAKPNSVCGIFMVEKSLWDEFLINEHPITANKDAIQSLLVSFEKINLIHLNSIRFYFKKQYFIFSDIISKLARMHSHNMAKYNFFAHTDIFEKTPSDRFKDAGILYTKLGENIAMGTKLLPFFANHLLLNSKGHRQNIEGSFEVVGTGCAVDPNHENVYYTQDFAVLIR
- a CDS encoding fumarate hydratase, coding for MRIVKAEIIEQKVYEAVNEAVCVLPDDIKDSLNKAYALEDGIAKYTLENLIKNVQLAKQKMRPVCQDTGAAVFFVDIGEDVFIEGSLKEAINRAVSRAYTDFFLRKSMVKSPIERENTKDNTPAIIHIDMVKGDKITIHFMPKGFGSENKSALCMLAPADGVEGIENFVVETVKKAGSDPCPPILVGVGIGGTFDLAAILSKKALLRKVGQRHPRKYIAELEERLLEKINSLGIGPEGFGGKTTALDVFIEEFPTHIAGLPVAVNICCHVARHVKIEI
- a CDS encoding CvpA family protein, with amino-acid sequence MPNAADLVVLAVILIGSWVGYKKGVLRMAFDIGSYIISWFVAVFGYKFVSSFILQSPTLKEAIYSFVRQKVVIKDDILPTVPQFFKGAIIQAQETLNRTLQDAAAIVLANFIAMILIFVATKIVISGLKRSIGFMRKVPVVGQVDGFLGLLAGVAVALIIIYIAFSILYFFPNAEIFKTAQKVIKTSMFAEFLYDNNIIVMLMRQYLKI
- a CDS encoding SpoIIE family protein phosphatase, coding for MEFSKKFYESILNGMLDLVRVIDIDGVVVFCNTKMKEEFGDQTGKKCYELFCKDSRCEDCIAIRSIRENTRFMKYTHYKDKTYYVISSPVCGQDGKVVGTVEVFRDITEQKKIEERLRRQNEILRRDLEFAKRLQQSLLPVIPRIEGYRITYTYKPCERLGGDFLDVINIDDKIVFYVADVAGHGLLASMVTIFVKQSIIKNAHTYINSSAQEIIKGVLLDFIEMNFPSEIYITVVLGILEKQSGKVTMISAGHVTEPILVKANKKVKMFSMRGQPIASIDLEQGFEMKETILEKNDKLIFYSDGLIESKNKQGEMYGKKRLIKRILSIKNINTELLIRDVRNFVSDIDDDIAVLMVEKI
- a CDS encoding DUF4446 family protein, with amino-acid sequence MESFITTYAPEIIIFFLALNLILFLALLIQVTKNKSLKRRFLDLTSNQDFKNLEQIIKQTNEKVEYFEEVLKALSKSHRILSENTKMCIKKVGIVRYDAFENVGSKLSFALALLDEFDTGVVINSIYSREGCSVYAKPIENGLSKYPLSAEEIQAIDIARKNYISKEIKE
- a CDS encoding ParB/RepB/Spo0J family partition protein, translating into MKKRLGRGLDALFGEDFVSSEMESEVVEDKNENSEKIEEIDIDLIDLSENQPRKVFNDEEIEELANSIKSVGLIQPLVVQKKADRYVLIAGERRLRACKFAGFKKVKCIVKEYENPLEIALIENIQRKDLNPYEKALAFKKLMDEFGYTQEELGKRLGISRSKIANTLRILNLGNDIINLIIEGKISEGHAKVLLSVEDERQRNELAQLVAEKNLSVRELENLIKSSNEKNKIEVESEIIREIEENLMKLFGLKVKIQKKKNRGKIEIEFSSDEELEKIISILMP
- a CDS encoding ParA family protein; this encodes MARIVAIVNQKGGVGKTTTCVNLSAAVSKMKKKVLAIDCDPQGNLTSGFGIDKKTLDKTTYDVLIGNCSADEAIVKEKFENLSILPANVNLAGAEIELVSMIAREFRLKDAIEKIKDEYDYIFIDCPPSLGLLTLNALAAADSVIIPIQCEYYALEGLSQLSNTISLVRKHLNKSLEIDGVVLTMFDSRTNLSLEVVDEVKRFFGQKVFLSIIPRNVRLSEAPSFGIPGIFYDPESKGAKAYIELAEEYINRIENTFSRGAI